A window of Bacillus sp. DX3.1 genomic DNA:
TTCCTTGAAGCATATCAAACATGGAAGACTGTTGCTCCGTAACTTCAATCGATACAATTTCATCTTCAAGCAGACCAGAAGCAAGTTGTTTTTCGATATCTTGACGTTTTTTTTCAATTTCCATATCATCTTGCGTTTCAGTAGTCTGATTTGTATTTTGGTTTCCACCAAATAACATCTCTAACGGATTTTTAAATCCAGATTGTTTTTGTGGGCTTGGTACCAAAATTTCTACAAGTCGTTGATTTGCTTGTTCTTCAGCTTTATCTTTGACTTTGACCATCATCTCTTCTTTTACGATTCGAACTGACGTTTCTACAAGGTCACGCACCATAGACTCAACGTCACGGCCCACATAGCCAACTTCTGTGAATTTTGTTGCTTCAACCTTAATAAAAGGTGCTCCAACGAGCTTCGCCATTCGTCGTGCTACCTCTGTCTTTCCAACCCCTGTCGGTCCGATCATTAAAATATTCTTAGGAGCGATTTCGTCGCGCAAATTTTCGTCTAACTTACTGCGGCGATATCGATTTCTCAGTGCTACTGAAACCGCTTTTTTCGCATCTTTTTGACCAATAATATATTGATCCAACTTCTCTACAACTTGACGCGGAGTAAAATGTAAATGCATAGAAATGCCTCCCTTACGATTCTACAATTCTTCAACAATAATGTTGTTATTTGTATACACACAAATATCGCTAGCAATTTCTAAACTTGCTTTTGCAATCGCCTTTGCTGTTAAATATTCACTCGCATGTTGTTTCAAAGCACGCCCGGCTGCAAGCGCATAATGTCCACCTGAACCGATTGCTAAAATACCATCATCCGGCTCAATCACTTCTCCTGTTCCCGATACGAGAAGTAACGTTGTTTGATCCATAACAATTAACATCGCTTCTAATTGGCGTAGCATTTTATCGCCTCGCCATTGTTTCGCCATCTCAACTGCAGCACGTTGTAAATTCCCGTTATACTCTTCTAATTTCCCTTCAAACATTTCAAAAAGAGTAAATGCATCCGCAACAGACCCAGCAAAGCCAGCTAACACTTTTCCTTGAAATAGCTTTCGGACTTTACGTGCTGTATGCTTCATTACAACAGCGTTTCCAAACGTCACTTGCCCGTCACCAGCCATTGCACACTCTCCATTATGGTGAATCGCAAATATCGTTGTAGCATGGAAATTTCCCATAGAAAAAACTCCTTTATATGTTTTTATAGCTTTTAAAAGCAATTTATGCTCGTGGGTGATGCTTCATGTAAACAGAACGCAATCTTTCTTTTGAAACATGCGTATAAATTTGCGTCGTTGATAAATTTTCATGCCCTAACAACTCCTGTACAGTTCGTAAATCCGCCCCTTCATTTAGCATATGTGTAGCAAAAGTATGTCTTAACATATGTGGGCTGATTCGCATTGTAAGAGAAGCTTGCTTAATGAGTTCATTTAAAATATAACGGACACCTCGATCTGTTAACGGCGTACCCTTTGCATTTAAAAACACCATTTGAGAGTGTTCCTCTGTTTTTTTAGCTAACTTCTTTCTCCCGTTTTCTATATACGTAATTAAAGCATCTTGTGCATAACTTCCAAACGGAACGTATCTTTGCTTTTTGCCTTTCCCCGTCACTAAAATTGTCCCAACGGAATAATCAATGTCATTGAGTTGTAAACTTACACATTCACTTACACGAATCCCTGTTGCATACATAAGCTCCAGCAAAGCTTGATTTCTTTGTCCTAACGGTTCTTCTGTATCAGAAACTTCAAACAATTCTTCTAACTCTTCAACGTACAAAAACTTTGGGATTGACCATTCTTTTTTGGGGAGTGACGCAAGTGCAAACGGATTATCCTCTCGATATCCTTCACGCATCAAAAAGCGATATAAACTTCGTAAACTTGATACTTTTCTTGCGACAGATTTACGGGCTAACTGTTCATCATGCAAGGTTGTTAAGTATAAACGAACATCTATGTATGTAACGTCTAAAAAAGAGGATATGCCTTCTTGCTCCATAAATTGCACAAAATGTTCTACATCATTCTGATAACTTACAATAGTATATTTTGAATAATTTCTTTCAATTTGTAAATATCCGACGAATAATTGTAACAAATTGTTCACATCCATACATCTCACCTCAATAAAGGCTACTAAATCGTATCACAACCTAGTAACCTTTGCAAGAAATTTAACTAAATATTTACAAAATTTTGAATTGTTTCTAAAGCGCGTGTTGCATACGCTTCATTGCGTTCTTGTTTCTTTTTAATTTTCTTTTCTAGTGGCATAAATAAACCGAAGTTCGCATTCATCGGCTGGAAGTTTTTTGGATTTGTTGCAGTAATATAATTTGCCATGCTTCCCATTGCAGTTACAGGAGGCAGAACAACAGGCTCTTCTCCTTTAACAAGGCGTGCTGCATTAATACCTGCTAATAGTCCTGAAGCAGCTGATTCTACATACCCTTCTACACCCGTCATTTGACCAGCAAAGAATAAATCATCACGATTTTTATATTGGTATGTCGGGCGAAGTAACCTAGGTGAATTAATAAAAGTATTACGATGCATGACACCGTAGCGTACAATTTCTGCATTTTCTAATCCAGGAATCAATTGCAACACTTCTTTTTGCGGTCCCCACTTTAAGTGTGTTTGGAAACCGACAATATTGTAAAGCGTTCCCGCTGCATCATCTTGACGTAATTGAACAACCGCATACGGCGGTTTTCCTGTTTTCGGATCTTCTAATCCAACTGGTTTCATTGGTCCAAATACTAATGTTTGTCTACCGCGGTTTGCCATTACTTCAACCGGCATACACCCTTCAAAGAAAACTTCTTTTTCAAACTCTTTCAGCGGAACTGTTTCTGCAGCAATTAAAGCCTCGTAAAAACGATCAAATTCTTCTTCTGTCATCGGACAGTTCAGGTACGCCGCTTCCCCTTTATCATAACGGGATTTCAAGTACACCTTATTCATATCAATGCTGTCTTTTTCAACAATCGGTGCAGCAGCATCATAGAAATAAAAATAATCTTCACCCGTTAACTCTTTTAGTTGTGCAGAAAGCGATGGAGAAGTAAGCGGACCCGTTGCGATAACAGTCGGTCCTTCTGGAATTTCTGTAATTTCTTCATTCATTACCGTTACGTTCGGATGATTTTTTACATACTCTGTTACTTTTGCTGCAAATTCATGGCGATCCACTGCTAAAGCTCCCCCTGCTGGTACAGAGCATTCATCCGCTGCACGAATAATAACAGAATCCATAAGACGCATTTCTTCTTTAATTACACCAACAGCGTTTGTTAATGTATTCGCACGAAGCGAGTTACTACATACAAGTTCAGCAAACTTATCTGTATGATGTGCTGGTGTTTGCTTCACTGGTCGCATTTCATATAGCCTTACTTGGACACCACGTTTTGCAATTTGATAAGCAGCTTCGCTTCCTGCAAGACCTGCGCCAATGACGTTTACCACTTGTGTTGTCATATATATCACCATTCCTTTTCTATCCCGAAAAAAATGTGAGCAGTTACGCTCACATTTGTTGTTCTTCTTCATAATCACAAGAAATACACTGTACTTGAACACCTTTTTTCAATTTCTTCTCTACGAGCATTCCTTCGCACTTCGGACATTTCCGACCAATCGGCTTATCCCAAGAAACAAAGTCGCATTCTGGATACGTACCACATCCATAAAAAAGACGTTTCTTTTTGTTGCTTCGACGTTCAATAATTTGTCCTTTATCACATTTCGGACACGTTACACCGATTTCTTTCACAATCGGTTTTGTATTGCGGCAATCTGGGAAATTAGAACAAGCCATAAACTTCCCGAATTTACCCATTTTAAAGACCATTGGATGACCGCACAATTCACAGTCTTCCCCGGCAGGTTCATCTTTAATTTCTACTTCACGCATTTCCTTCTCCGCTTTTTCCAAACGCGGCTCAAAACCTACGTAGAAATCATCGACAATTTTTACCCAATTTGCTTTTCCCTCTTCTACTTCATCAAGATTTTGCTCCATATTAGCAGTAAACTCAATGTTAATAATTTCTGGGAAGAACTCTAAAATAAGTTCAATTACAATTTGACCAAGCTCAGTAGGAACAAATCGTTTATTATCTAAACCAACGTAACCTCGTTTTTGAATCGTTTCTAGTGTCGGTACATATGTAGACGGTCTACCGATTCCAAGCTCTTCTAGCGTTCTAACTAAACGAGCCTCCGTATAACGTGGTGGCGGTTGTGTAAAATGCTGCTTCGGTTCCATATCTTTTGAAAGTACCGTCTCCCCTATTTCTAAAGGAGGAAGCATTTTATCTTTCTCTTCCGCACCATCATCTTTTGATTCCACGTATACTTTCATAAAACCAGGAAATTTCACTACTGATCCGCTTGCACGGAATTGAACATCGTTATTAATGAGTCTAGCTGTAACAGTATCCATTATAGCAGATGCCATTTGACTTGCAACAAATCGCTCCCAGATCAACTTATACAAACGATGCTGATCACGACTTAAGTAACTTTTCAACTCATCTGGCTTTCTCATTACGGAAGTTGGACGAATCGCTTCATGCGCATCTTGCGCATTTGCCTTTTTCGTTTCCTTCCTTTTCTCTGTTCCTATGTAATCTGAACCAAATGCTTCGGTAATATACGAACGTGCTTCTCCTTGAGCAGTCTCTGAAATACGTGTTGAGTCTGTTCTCATATACGTAATAAGACCTACAGTTCCTTGTTTTCCAATATCTATTCCTTCATACAGTTGCTGCGCAAGCATCATTGTTTTCTTTGCTCGCATATTTAATTTACGTGCAGCTTCTTGCTGTAAAGACGATGTTGTGAACGGCAGTGCAGGATTACGCTTTCGCTCTTTTTTTGTTACATTTTCAACTGAAAATGCATTGTCTTTCATCTTTTCAATGATGTCATTTACTTGCTCTTCATTTGTTAACTGAACCTTTTCCCCGTTTACACCGTAAAAAGATGCTTCAAATGTGTCTTTTCCTTTTACAAATTCCGTTTTAATTGTCCAGAATTCTTCAGGAATAAATGCTTGAATTTCTTTTTCACGATCGATAATTAAGCGAACCGCTACAGATTGTACGCGTCCTGCACTTAATCCTTTTTTAACTTTCTTCCATAATAAAGGACTAATATTATAACCAACAAGACGATCAAGTATACGTCTTGCTTGTTGTGCATCTACTAAATCCATATTAATTGCACGAGGGTGTTTAAATGACTCTTTAATTGCGTCTTTTGTAATTTCGTTAAATACAACACGGCAATCTGACTCGACGTCTACATTTAGCGTATTCGCTAAATGCCAAGCAATCGCTTCTCCTTCGCGATCTGGATCGGCTGCGAGATAGACTTTCTTTGCTTTTTTTGCTGCCGTTTTTAAATCTTTTAAGACAGGACCTTTACCACGAATGGTAATATACTTCGGGGTGAAGTTGTTTTTCACTTCGATCCCCATTTGGCTTTTAGGTAAATCGCGAACATGTCCCATAGACGCGACGACTTTGTATTTTTTCCCTAAATATTTCTCAATGGTTTTCGCCTTAGAAGGCGACTCCACGATTACGAGGTAATCTGACATGCTAGTGCCTCCTTAAGAGGTGGATTCAAGTCTTCATTAATCTTAGTGATTTCTCTTGTTTTTGTCAATCAAGAATGAGTATAACATACAGCGACAATCTACCATTTGTCAATAATTGTTTAATAAAAACATAAAAATATAAGGTTAATTTAGAAATTCTTCTAGAATATCCTCTGCTTTTTGAACAAGTTTTGCTCCTTGCTGAATGAGCTGATTCGTTCCCGCTGCACCCTCCGCATAAATAGGGCCAGGAACGGCAAACACCTCCCTATTTTGTTCTAAAGCGAGGTCAGCAGTAATGAGTGAGCCACTCCGCGCTTTCGCTTCCACAACTAATACACCTTTACTAAGACCGCTTATAATTCGATTTCGTTTTGGGAAATACCATTTTCGCGGAGGATAATGGGGTGGATATTCTGTTAATAAGAGCATGTGTTCTTTCCACGTTTCATAAAGCAGGTGATTTTCCTTCGGATACATATACTGTAGTCCATGTCCTAACACCGCAATCGTCGGACTCTGCTGCTGAACTGTAATTTCATGAGCAAACGTATCAATTCCACTTGCAAATCCGCTAACAACCATCCATTTTTTGCATAAAAGCGGTTGTAAAATAGATTGTATGCTATCTTTCCCATACAAAGACGGATTTCTCGTTCCAACAACTGCAATTTTATTACCTTTTGCTAATAGTTCCCTCTTTCCTCTTCCATATAAAACATACGGTGGATCTGAAATTTCACGCAGTAATGGTGGATAATCTTCATCCCATATCGTGACATAAAAAATATGATTTTTTTCTAAATGGCGTATACAAGTGGCAGGAGTTGATGTTTGCAAGAAAGAAGCAAGTTCAGAGGATTTTTCCGAAGATAGTCCCGCATACTTTTTAAATTGAGCGGAACTAAACGTATAGATACGATTTATATCTGGATCTATTTTTAATAGTTGATTCAACGCTTTCCAATGATCCGCCAACATATAATGAAGATGAAGTAATCTCTCATTTTTCACGTTCATTCTCCTTACCCATAATTTTTATTATGTTAACAGTAAAATGTGTAAAAAGACACCCTCTAAACGAAGGTGCCTTTCAAAAAGATTAGTAGTTTTTACAAGTTTCAAATAATCCCTTTTCTTTTAAAACAGAGATTAATGTTTCACCCATAACAGCTGGTGTTTCAGCAACTTTAATACCACAAAATTCCATTGTTTTAATCTTTTCAGCAGCTGTACCTTTACCACCAGAAATGATTGCACCAGCATGGCCCATACGTTTGCCTGCAGGCGCTGTTTGGCCACCGATAAAGCCAACAACAGGCTTCGTCATATTTGCTTGTACCCACTCAGCAGCTTCTTCTTCTGCCGTTCCGCCGATTTCACCAATCATAATAACAGCATGTGTTTCTTCATCTTCATTAAATGCTTTTAAAGCATCAATAAAGTCTGTACCATTCACAGGGTCACCACCGATACCAACTGCAGTTGATTGACCGATCCCCTCTTGTGTTAATTGATGCACAGCTTCATATGTTAACGTACCAGATCTAGACACGATACCCACATGACCTTTTTTATGAATATATCCTGGCATAATACCAATCTTACATTCATCTGGCGTAATAACACCTGGACAGTTTGGTCCAAGAAGACGTGTATTTTTACCTTCCATGTATTTCTTCACTTTTACCATATCTAATACAGGAATACCTTCTGTAATACATACTACTAAGTCAACCTCTGCATCGACAGCTTCCATAATTGCATCTGCCGCAAAAGCGGGTGGAACATACACAACAGAAGCGTTTGCACCTGTTGCTTTTACAGCGTCTTCTACCGTATTAAATACTGGTACACCTTCAATGTCAGTACCACCTTTACCAGGCGTTACACCACCGACAATTTTCGTACCATATTCAAGCATTTGTTTTGTATGGAATAAACCTTGAGAACCTGTAATACCTTGTACAATAACTTTTGTATCTTTATTAACTAATACGCTCATTTTTCTCCCCCGCTTTCTATTAGCCTACTAGTGAAACAATTTTTTGTGCACCGTCCGCCATAGATTCTGCTGCAACAATATTTAGACCAGATTCATTTAAAATTTTCTTTCCTAACTCTACATTCGTACCTTCTAAACGAACAACAAGTGGTAGTTCAAGACCGACTTGTTTTGTCGCTTCGATAACACCTTCTGCAATTACATCACATTTCATAATGCCACCGAAAATGTTAACAAAAATACCTTTTACATTTTTGTCAGAAAGAATAATTTTGAAAGCTTCTGTAACTTTTTCAGCTGTAGCACCGCCACCAACATCTAAGAAGTTAGCTGGATCTCCGCTATAATGTTTAATAATGTCCATCGTTGCCATCGCTAAGCCAGCACCATTTACCATACAACCAATATTTCCATCCAAAGGAATATAGTTTAGGTCATATTTAGAAGCTTCAATTTCTTTTGGATCTTCTTCATCAAGATCACGAAGTTCTAAAATATCTTTATGGCGATATAACGCATTAGAATCGAAGTTTAATTTTGCATCTAACGCCATAACTTTCCCATCACCTGTTGTTACAAGTGGGTTAATTTCTGCGATAGAACAGTCTTTTTCAATAAATGCACGGTATAAGCCCATCATAAACTTCACAGCTTGACCTACGAGCTTGTTTGGAATGTTGATGTTAAACGCAATACGGCGTGCTTGGAATCCTTGCAGACCTACTGCAGGATCAATATATTCTTTAAAGATTTTTTCTGGTGTTTTTTCTGCTACTTCTTCAATTTCTGTTCCGCCTTCTTCAGACGCCATTAAAACAACTTGAGAAGTTGCACGGTCTAAAACAAGACCAACATAATATTCTTTTTTAATATCGCATCCTTCTTCGATAAGTAAGCGTTTTACTTCTTTACCTTCAGGACCTGTTTGATGCGTAACAAGTGTAGTACCTAATATACTTTCCGCATATGTACGAACTTCTTCTACATTTTTCGCAACTTTTACACCGCCAGCTTTGCCGCGTCCACCAGCGTGAATTTGTGCTTTTACTACACATACACTCGTTCCTAGTTCCTTCGCTGCTTCTACAGCTTCTTCTACTGTAAAGGCAACCTTCCCGTTCGGAACGCTAACCCCATAGCTTCTAAGGACTGCCTTACCTTGATACTCATGGATATTCATGGTCCCATCCTCCCCTGTTTTCCTGTTTTACTCGAAAAGTTTTTTAATGTTTAAAAAACACTACATTGCCATTGTATAAAATGATTGCCACGCTGTCTACAATAAAGTGTCAGAAAACTGAAATCGCTTTATTCTTTTTTGAAAATAGTAATGTTGGTATATAAAAATAAAGAATAAGCTATGGATTCATAGCTTATTCTTTATTCATATCTTTAATTGGAGCAAATGTTTTTCTATGTTCCTCTAATACACCGTGTGTTTCAATTGCTTGTAGATGCTGCTTCGTTCCATAACCCATGTGTTGCTCGAATCCATACTGCGGATATTGTTTCCCGAGCTCCTTCATCATGCGATCACGTGTTACTTTTGCAATCACAGATGCAGCTGAAATAGAAATACTTTTCGCATCTCCCTTAATAATGGATGTTTGCGAAATTGGTGTAGGAAGTTTCATTGCATCAATGAGCAAATGCTCTGGTGTACATGATAAATTTGCAATGGCATCTAACATCGCTCGTTTCGTTGCTTGATAAATATTTATCTCATCGATTACCTGAGGTGGTATAATTCCGATTCCAATCGCTAGTGCATGTTCTTGAATCTCCTCATAAAACCGTTCACGCTTCGCTTCACTCAGCTTTTTAGAGTCATTTAACCCTGGCATATAGAAATCATCTGGAAGCACGACAGCAGCAGCAACAACAGGCCCTGCTAATGGCCCTCTTCCTACTTCATCAATTCCAGCAATATACGATATTCCCTTTTTGCGTAACGCCCGTTCAAACTTAGACATCACTATAAATTGTTCTCTTTCTTTTTCCGCATGCTCTTTTTGCTTGCGCCATTTCACAATCTGTTTTTGAACGCCTTTTCGCTCATCCTTTACTAACAGTTGAAAACGTTCATCTGCTTCTGCTGTAATTTCTTGCAATAAACATGCTACTTCTTGAATCGTTAGCTTTTGCATTTTGTGTGTCCTCCTGTAAAGTGCGCTCCAACAGCGAATGATACATCTACTATTTCTCTATAAAGTGAAACTTCTATTAATCAAGGCCTTCTCTCTCGTCGATAGACAACTGGATTCTTACGGTGAATGTACCCACCTAACCTCTTTGCTTCCTCTCAGTTTTAAAGCAATAATTACCGTTACAGCGTAATCAAACGCAAAAAAGAAAAGACGTACAAACGCACGTCTTTATACCTCTTCTACAAATTCTTCTGGTGTTTCAAATGTCATTTTCCCAAGTTTACCACCGCGAAGTTCACGCAGAATAAGTTCTGATGTCTTATCATAATCAATCATTCCGCCGCCCATTAAGCAACCTCTATTTTTCCCAACTGCATCAAATAGTTCCACAATATCTTCTGGAATTTCATTTAATTTATAACGCTCTTTTAAACGTTCTGGATAATACTTCTCCATAAAGCGCAGTGCGTACACAGCTACATCTTGTAAATTTAAAATAGAATCTTTAATCGCGCCAGTTGTCGCAAGGCGAAGTCCAACCATTTCGTCTTCAAATTTCGGCCATAAAATACCTGGCGTATCTAACAATTCCATTTCTTTACCTACTTTAATCCATTGCTGAGCTGTTGTAACACCTGGACGATCGCCAGTTTTTGCAATGTTTTTCTTCGCTAATTTATTAATTAACGTAGATTTTCCAACATTCGGAATCCCAACGATTAAAGCACGAATTGCTCTTGGTCTAATCCCTTTTGCGATCATTTTATCAAATTTTTCTTTCACAAGTAATTTACATGCTGCTGTAATTTCTTTCATACCTTGTCCAGCTTGCGCATTAATCGAAATTGCTTTATGACCTTTTTCTTCAAAATAAGCGATCCATTGCTTCGTTACACGATCATCTGCCATGTCTGCTTTATTTAAAACAACTAATCTTGGCTTATGCGTAATAATTTCATCAATCATCGGATTTCGGGAAGATAAAGGTAATCGAGCATCTACGAGTTCAATAACAACGTCAATTAACTTTAACTTCTCTGTTACTTGACGTCTCGCTTTTGCCATATGTCCTGGAAACCATTGAATTACCATGTTGCCACCTTCTTTTTTTCGTTTATTTCACAATACGTGCATCTTTTAATGGCCAATATAACATATTTGCTTCTCCAATTACTTGGTCGATTGAGATTGTCCCAATTGTGCGACTATCTTTACTAAAACGACGATTATCGCCTAATACAAATAATTGACCTTTTGGAACAGTTGTTTTACCTGTAATTTCTTCAAGCTTAAAATCATATGTAAGAGGTCCATCAGCTAGCTGTTTTTTCTGTTTCTCTAAATACGGCTCCTCGTAAGGTTTTCCGTTAATATAGAGCTTATCATTACGATATTCAATGTGATCGCCTGGCAAACCGATAACACGTTTAATATAATCTTTGTCTTCCGTTGCTTGGAACACAATAATATCAAAGTGCTTTGGCTCTCCAATGTGATAGCCAATTTTATTTACAATCATTCGATCACGGTCATGAAGCGTCGGTGACATCGATACACCATCTACAAGAATGGGTGCAAAGAAAAACTGTCTAATCACAACCGCTAACACAACAGCGATTAAAATCGCTTTTATCCATTCCCAAAGTGAGCTCTTTTCTTTCTTCATGCATTTCCCCTCCACAGTTATGTAAGCTGTTGGTATTATATCAAAAATCCATATAGATTGGAAAAAGGGAGCTTGTGCAATTACAAGCTCCCATACATGTCTTATCGAATTTCTTTAATACGCGCTTTTTTACCGCGAAGGTTACGTAAGTAGTATAACTTAGCACGACGTACTTTACCACGGCGAAGTACTTCGATGTTCGCGATTCTTGGTGTGTGAACTGGGAATGTACGTTCAACACCTACGCCGTAAGAAATCTTACGAACTGTGAACGTTTCACTGATTCCGCCACC
This region includes:
- the hslV gene encoding ATP-dependent protease subunit HslV — protein: MGNFHATTIFAIHHNGECAMAGDGQVTFGNAVVMKHTARKVRKLFQGKVLAGFAGSVADAFTLFEMFEGKLEEYNGNLQRAAVEMAKQWRGDKMLRQLEAMLIVMDQTTLLLVSGTGEVIEPDDGILAIGSGGHYALAAGRALKQHASEYLTAKAIAKASLEIASDICVYTNNNIIVEEL
- the xerC gene encoding tyrosine recombinase XerC codes for the protein MDVNNLLQLFVGYLQIERNYSKYTIVSYQNDVEHFVQFMEQEGISSFLDVTYIDVRLYLTTLHDEQLARKSVARKVSSLRSLYRFLMREGYREDNPFALASLPKKEWSIPKFLYVEELEELFEVSDTEEPLGQRNQALLELMYATGIRVSECVSLQLNDIDYSVGTILVTGKGKKQRYVPFGSYAQDALITYIENGRKKLAKKTEEHSQMVFLNAKGTPLTDRGVRYILNELIKQASLTMRISPHMLRHTFATHMLNEGADLRTVQELLGHENLSTTQIYTHVSKERLRSVYMKHHPRA
- the trmFO gene encoding FADH(2)-oxidizing methylenetetrahydrofolate--tRNA-(uracil(54)-C(5))-methyltransferase TrmFO, which codes for MTTQVVNVIGAGLAGSEAAYQIAKRGVQVRLYEMRPVKQTPAHHTDKFAELVCSNSLRANTLTNAVGVIKEEMRLMDSVIIRAADECSVPAGGALAVDRHEFAAKVTEYVKNHPNVTVMNEEITEIPEGPTVIATGPLTSPSLSAQLKELTGEDYFYFYDAAAPIVEKDSIDMNKVYLKSRYDKGEAAYLNCPMTEEEFDRFYEALIAAETVPLKEFEKEVFFEGCMPVEVMANRGRQTLVFGPMKPVGLEDPKTGKPPYAVVQLRQDDAAGTLYNIVGFQTHLKWGPQKEVLQLIPGLENAEIVRYGVMHRNTFINSPRLLRPTYQYKNRDDLFFAGQMTGVEGYVESAASGLLAGINAARLVKGEEPVVLPPVTAMGSMANYITATNPKNFQPMNANFGLFMPLEKKIKKKQERNEAYATRALETIQNFVNI
- the topA gene encoding type I DNA topoisomerase, giving the protein MSDYLVIVESPSKAKTIEKYLGKKYKVVASMGHVRDLPKSQMGIEVKNNFTPKYITIRGKGPVLKDLKTAAKKAKKVYLAADPDREGEAIAWHLANTLNVDVESDCRVVFNEITKDAIKESFKHPRAINMDLVDAQQARRILDRLVGYNISPLLWKKVKKGLSAGRVQSVAVRLIIDREKEIQAFIPEEFWTIKTEFVKGKDTFEASFYGVNGEKVQLTNEEQVNDIIEKMKDNAFSVENVTKKERKRNPALPFTTSSLQQEAARKLNMRAKKTMMLAQQLYEGIDIGKQGTVGLITYMRTDSTRISETAQGEARSYITEAFGSDYIGTEKRKETKKANAQDAHEAIRPTSVMRKPDELKSYLSRDQHRLYKLIWERFVASQMASAIMDTVTARLINNDVQFRASGSVVKFPGFMKVYVESKDDGAEEKDKMLPPLEIGETVLSKDMEPKQHFTQPPPRYTEARLVRTLEELGIGRPSTYVPTLETIQKRGYVGLDNKRFVPTELGQIVIELILEFFPEIINIEFTANMEQNLDEVEEGKANWVKIVDDFYVGFEPRLEKAEKEMREVEIKDEPAGEDCELCGHPMVFKMGKFGKFMACSNFPDCRNTKPIVKEIGVTCPKCDKGQIIERRSNKKKRLFYGCGTYPECDFVSWDKPIGRKCPKCEGMLVEKKLKKGVQVQCISCDYEEEQQM
- the dprA gene encoding DNA-processing protein DprA, with the translated sequence MKNERLLHLHYMLADHWKALNQLLKIDPDINRIYTFSSAQFKKYAGLSSEKSSELASFLQTSTPATCIRHLEKNHIFYVTIWDEDYPPLLREISDPPYVLYGRGKRELLAKGNKIAVVGTRNPSLYGKDSIQSILQPLLCKKWMVVSGFASGIDTFAHEITVQQQSPTIAVLGHGLQYMYPKENHLLYETWKEHMLLLTEYPPHYPPRKWYFPKRNRIISGLSKGVLVVEAKARSGSLITADLALEQNREVFAVPGPIYAEGAAGTNQLIQQGAKLVQKAEDILEEFLN
- the sucD gene encoding succinate--CoA ligase subunit alpha, translated to MSVLVNKDTKVIVQGITGSQGLFHTKQMLEYGTKIVGGVTPGKGGTDIEGVPVFNTVEDAVKATGANASVVYVPPAFAADAIMEAVDAEVDLVVCITEGIPVLDMVKVKKYMEGKNTRLLGPNCPGVITPDECKIGIMPGYIHKKGHVGIVSRSGTLTYEAVHQLTQEGIGQSTAVGIGGDPVNGTDFIDALKAFNEDEETHAVIMIGEIGGTAEEEAAEWVQANMTKPVVGFIGGQTAPAGKRMGHAGAIISGGKGTAAEKIKTMEFCGIKVAETPAVMGETLISVLKEKGLFETCKNY
- the sucC gene encoding ADP-forming succinate--CoA ligase subunit beta; translated protein: MNIHEYQGKAVLRSYGVSVPNGKVAFTVEEAVEAAKELGTSVCVVKAQIHAGGRGKAGGVKVAKNVEEVRTYAESILGTTLVTHQTGPEGKEVKRLLIEEGCDIKKEYYVGLVLDRATSQVVLMASEEGGTEIEEVAEKTPEKIFKEYIDPAVGLQGFQARRIAFNINIPNKLVGQAVKFMMGLYRAFIEKDCSIAEINPLVTTGDGKVMALDAKLNFDSNALYRHKDILELRDLDEEDPKEIEASKYDLNYIPLDGNIGCMVNGAGLAMATMDIIKHYSGDPANFLDVGGGATAEKVTEAFKIILSDKNVKGIFVNIFGGIMKCDVIAEGVIEATKQVGLELPLVVRLEGTNVELGKKILNESGLNIVAAESMADGAQKIVSLVG
- a CDS encoding ribonuclease HII, coding for MQKLTIQEVACLLQEITAEADERFQLLVKDERKGVQKQIVKWRKQKEHAEKEREQFIVMSKFERALRKKGISYIAGIDEVGRGPLAGPVVAAAVVLPDDFYMPGLNDSKKLSEAKRERFYEEIQEHALAIGIGIIPPQVIDEINIYQATKRAMLDAIANLSCTPEHLLIDAMKLPTPISQTSIIKGDAKSISISAASVIAKVTRDRMMKELGKQYPQYGFEQHMGYGTKQHLQAIETHGVLEEHRKTFAPIKDMNKE
- the ylqF gene encoding ribosome biogenesis GTPase YlqF; translated protein: MVIQWFPGHMAKARRQVTEKLKLIDVVIELVDARLPLSSRNPMIDEIITHKPRLVVLNKADMADDRVTKQWIAYFEEKGHKAISINAQAGQGMKEITAACKLLVKEKFDKMIAKGIRPRAIRALIVGIPNVGKSTLINKLAKKNIAKTGDRPGVTTAQQWIKVGKEMELLDTPGILWPKFEDEMVGLRLATTGAIKDSILNLQDVAVYALRFMEKYYPERLKERYKLNEIPEDIVELFDAVGKNRGCLMGGGMIDYDKTSELILRELRGGKLGKMTFETPEEFVEEV
- the lepB gene encoding signal peptidase I, with the protein product MKKEKSSLWEWIKAILIAVVLAVVIRQFFFAPILVDGVSMSPTLHDRDRMIVNKIGYHIGEPKHFDIIVFQATEDKDYIKRVIGLPGDHIEYRNDKLYINGKPYEEPYLEKQKKQLADGPLTYDFKLEEITGKTTVPKGQLFVLGDNRRFSKDSRTIGTISIDQVIGEANMLYWPLKDARIVK
- the rplS gene encoding 50S ribosomal protein L19, which gives rise to MQQLIAEITKGQLKTDLPSFRPGDTLRVHVKVVEGTRERIQIFEGVVIKRRGGGISETFTVRKISYGVGVERTFPVHTPRIANIEVLRRGKVRRAKLYYLRNLRGKKARIKEIR